A part of Cannabis sativa cultivar Pink pepper isolate KNU-18-1 chromosome 6, ASM2916894v1, whole genome shotgun sequence genomic DNA contains:
- the LOC115725176 gene encoding uncharacterized protein LOC115725176: protein MQDLSHKHICSLNPMHKSTPQSATTFVYQAKLAKILCNVCLTWCKRVTNHDLTIKIDKPSKENHYTCKIDLTNTQCWGKKGLKSFDIVEGTRVDIFWDFRQAKFSTSSSSSSSPEPCSDYYVALVHDNEAVLLLGDLKNDAYKRTRSRPCLDEATLLHKKENVCGKRLFCTKAMLKYGDKIRGEHDIVIENSLSGPGDPEMWISVEGTVVIRVMNLNWRFRGNETIMVNSVPLEIFWDVHDWLFSSPKTGHGIGLFIFKLGTLEQEANSNVITDFDSRYFCCNGSKHDHVDSPKSTSEFCHFLYAWKVE, encoded by the coding sequence atgcaAGATCTTTCTCATAAACACATTTGTAGCCTCAACCCAATGCACAAATCGACGCCTCAGAGCGCTACAACCTTTGTCTACCAAGCGAAATTGGCAAAAATTCTTTGCAATGTGTGTTTGACATGGTGTAAAAGAGTCACAAACCATGACCTTACCATAAAAATAGACAAGCCTTCAAAAGAAAACCATTACACATGCAAGATTGATTTGACAAACACACAATGTTGGGGTAAAAAAGGCCTAAAATCCTTTGACATAGTAGAAGGAACACGCGTAGATATCTTTTGGGATTTTCGCCAGGCAAAATTCTCTacctcttcctcttcctcctcctcaCCCGAGCCATGCTCGGATTACTATGTTGCCTTGGTACATGATAATGAGGCGGTATTGTTGCTAGGCGATTTGAAGAATGATGCATACAAGAGAACTAGGTCAAGGCCTTGTTTGGATGAAGCTACCTTGCTACACAAGAAAGAAAATGTTTGTGGTAAAAGATTGTTTTGCACTAAAGCTATGTTGAAATATGGAGACAAAATAAGAGGAGAACATGACATTGTTATTGAGAACTCTCTTTCAGGGCCTGGTGATCCTGAGATGTGGATCAGTGTCGAAGGGACGGTTGTGATTCGGGTTATGAACTTGAATTGGAGATTTAGAGGGAATGAGACTATAATGGTGAATAGTGTGCCATTGGAGATCTTTTGGGATGTTCATGATTGGTTGTTTAGTAGCCCTAAAACTGGCCATGGAATTGGTTTGTTCATTTTCAAACTTGGTACATTGGAACAAGAAGCCAATTCCAATGTCATTACTGATTTTGATTCAAGATACTTTTGTTGCAATGGAAGTAAACATGATCATGTTGACTCACCTAAAAGTACCTCTGAGTTTTGTCATTTTCTGTATGCTTGGAAAGTTGAGTAA
- the LOC115694677 gene encoding uncharacterized protein LOC115694677 translates to MTISLGSSAIKTLIFQLHSRAYRIPWVKNNSSISCLKSRDYNSSVPIRYIPKKASKSNEIGNSELINKGSKKKEFLEFSEAITPFDNVVGISSNHSGNGNENGVQKRNNFDSKPRFEQHLPTPSFKFLPNEFEHDNVMEEHEEVYEELFIDRENSSDRDNLPQKNRTKLDAEKLVIKLLAMRAFTAVELRKKLCGKKFSLDIVDEVINDYKCRGFINDSMYAEGFCQSRWSSSSWGPQRIKQALYRKGVSKDDIEKAIQIVFQDGESEEHKETSRGLSEPSMDRLLVQASKQWLRGGQDVPKEKRKSRIIRWLQYRGFSWDVISTIVKKLESNSE, encoded by the exons ATGACGATTTCACTGGGATCTTCTGCCATCAAAACCCTAATATTCCAACTTCATTCTCGAGCTTATCGAATTCCCTG GGTTAAGAATAATAGTTCAATCTCATGTTTGAAGAGTAGAGATTATAATTCCTCAGTTCCTATTAGGTACATTCCTAAAAAAGCTTCTAAAAGTAATGAAATTGGGAATTCTGAGCTTATCAACAAGGGTTCAAAAAAGAAGGAATTTTTAGAATTTTCAGAAGCAATAACTCCATTTGACAATGTAGTAGGCATTAGTAGTAACCATAGTGGAAATGGAAATGAAAATGGTGTGCAGAAAAGAAACAATTTTGATTCGAAGCCACGATTCGAACAACATCTACCGACGCCTTCTTTTAAGTTTTTGCCTAATGAGTTTGAACATG ATAATGTAATGGAAGAACATGAGGAGGTTTATGAAGAGTTATTTATTGATCGAGAGAATAGTAGTGATCGGGATAATTTACCTCAGAAAAATCGAACTAAGCTCGATGCTGAGAAACTGGTCATAAAGTTACTAGCAATGAG GGCTTTCACCGCTGTTGAACTAAGGAAAAAATTGTGTGGAAAGAAATTCTCTCTGGATATTGTTGATGAAGTGATTAATGACTATAAGTGCAG AGGGTTCATCAATGATAGCATGTATGCAGAGGGATTTTGTCAATCTAGATGGTCTTCGTCGAGCTGGGGACCACAACGGATCAAGCAA GCACTTTATAGGAAGGGAGTAAGTAAAGACGATATAGAGAAAGCAATACAAATAGTCTTTCAAGATGGAGAATCCGAAGAACACAAAGAGACGAGTCGTGGCCTATCAGAGCCATCGATGGATCGTTTGCTTGTTCAAGCCTCGAAACAATGGCTACGAGGGGGCCAAGACGTGCCTAAAGAGAAGAGGAAATCAAGGATCATTCGGTGGCTTCAGTACCGCGGGTTCAGCTGGGATGTTATTAGCACCATAGTAAAGAAACTAGAATCCAATAGTGAGTGA
- the LOC115725787 gene encoding LRR receptor-like serine/threonine-protein kinase RGI3: MPNILSYLNFLIPFSLLLGFVYSIDEQGQALLTWKNTLSNTSSYSLLSSWNSLDSTPCKNWFGVQCNSNGYVIEISLKSLDLQGSSLPSNFQSLKFLKTLDFSSSNLSGNIPKEFSDYTELTFLDISENFLYGEIPFELCKLVKLQTLYLNTNFLEGEIPSCIGNLSKLVSLTLYDNKLSGEIPKSIGLLTKLEVFRGGGNKNLKGELPWEIGNCINLVMLGLAETSISGNLPSSIGKLQRVQTIALYTSLLSGQIPDEIGNCSELQNLYLYQNSISGQIPKGIGQLKKLESLLLWQNNLVGSIPIELGDCKELKVMDFSENLLIGSIPISFGKLSNLEELQLSVNKLSGALPNEITNCTSLTHLEVDNNEISGEIPSLIGNLKSLTLFFAWQNKLSGNIPKSLANCVELQALDLSYNNLFGSIPKELFGLKNLTKLLLLSNDLSGLIPTEIGNCTNLYRLRLNQNRIGGTIPTEIGNLKSLNFIDLSQNHLVGEIPLSISNCQSLEFLDLHSNGLKGSFFPTTLPNSLQLIDISDNRLSGQLTHLSELTELTKLNLCNNQLSGQIPSEIFYCKKLQMLDLSINGFSGEIPTQLGLIPSLEISLNLSSNQLTGKIPPQFSNLVKLGILDLSHNKLSGDLNPLTNLQNLVTLNISFNQFSGQLPNTPFFKNLPLADLASNKGLYFAGTVLTPSDAVAGKSPSKTVMKLSMSILISASVVLILLAIYVLIRTRIANRALNEEDGSWDMTLYQKLDFSIDDIVRNLTSSNVIGTGSSGVVYRVIIPSGQTLAVKKMWSLDESGAFGSEIRTLGSIRHKNIIRLLGFGCNRNLKLLFYDYLPNGSLSSMLHGGNNKGGFDWEGRYDVVLGVGHALAYLHHDCVPSIMHGDVKAMNVLLGPCNEPFLADFGLARVVVDDHHGGDGDDAKLAQRPQLAGSYGYMAPEHASMQRITVKSDVYSYGVVLLEVLTGRHPLDPTLPNGAHLVQWVRDHLATKKDPCDILDQKLRGRSDPTMHEMLQTLAVSFLCLSSKPDDRPTMKDIVAMLMEIRHVEDYSRQEKGEFSKTGLASPPQSQSQQTQSPTRKMISHGSSNCSFAFSDDSISK; encoded by the exons atgcctaACATTCTAAGCTATCTCAATTTCTTAATTcccttttctcttcttcttggtTTTGTTTACTCCATTGATGAACAAGGCCAAGCTCTTCTCACATGGAAAAACACCTTATCAAACACTTCATCATATTCCCTACTAAGCTCATGGAATTCACTAGACTCAACACCATGTAAAAATTGGTTTGGTGTCCAATGCAATTCCAATGGTTATGTCATTGAGATTAGCTTAAAATCATTAGATTTGCAAGGTTCATCATTGCCTTCAAATTTTCAATCTCTCAAATTCTTGAAAACActtgatttttcttcttctaatctCAGTGGGAATATCCCAAAAGAGTTTAGTGATTACACTGAGCTCACTTTTCTTGATATTTCAGAGAACTTTCTCTATGGTGAGATTCCTTTTGAGCTATGTAAACTTGTAAAGTTGCAAACTTTATATCTCAATACAAACTTTCTTGAAGGTGAAATTCCTTCTTGTATTGGTAATCTCTCAAAGCTTGTGTCTTTAACACTCTATGATAATAAATTGAGTGGTGAGATTCCTAAAAGTATTGGTTTACTTACAAAGCTTGAAGTTTTCAGAGGTGGTGGTAACAAGAATCTCAAAGGTGAACTTCCATGGGAGATTGGTAACTGCATCAACTTGGTTATGTTAGGTTTAGCAGAGACAAGCATTTCAGGGAACTTACCTTCTTCAATTGGAAAGCTTCAAAGGGTTCAAACCATAGCTCTTTACACTTCTCTTCTTTCAGGTCAAATCCCAGATGAGATTGGTAATTGCAGTGAGTTGCAAAATCTTTACTTGTACCAAAACTCAATCTCAGGTCAAATCCCAAAAGGAATTGGTCAACTCAAAAAGCTTGAAAGTCTTCTTCTTTGGCAAAACAACTTGGTGGGCTCAATCCCAATTGAGTTGGGTGATTGTAAAGAGCTTAAAGTTATGGACTTTTCAGAAAATCTCCTCATTGGTTCAATACCAATATCTTTTGGTAAGCTTTCAAATCTTGAAGAGCTTCAATTGAGTGTTAACAAGTTATCTGGTGCTTTACCTAATGAAATAACAAATTGTACTTCTTTGACTCATCTTGAAGTTGACAACAATGAAATCTCAGGTGAAATCCCTTCACTTATTGGAAACTTAAAGAGTTTGACTTTATTCTTTGCTTGGCAAAATAAGCTTAGTGGTAATATACCAAAGAGTCTAGCTAATTGTGTGGAGCTTCAAGCACTTGATTTATCATACAACAACTTATTTGGTTCAATACCAAAAGAGTtgtttggattgaaaaatctcaCTAAATTGCTTCTACTTTCCAATGACTTATCTGGTTTAATCCCAACTGAAATAGGTAATTGTACTAACCTATACAGATTGAGATTAAACCAGAATAGAATTGGTGGTACTATTCCAACTGAGATTGGAAATTTGAAAAGCTTAAACTTTATTGATTTGAGTCAAAACCATTTAGTTGGTGAAATCCCATTATCAATATCAAATTGTCAAAGCCTTGAGTTTCTTGATCTTCATTCAAATGGTTTAAAAGGTTCATTTTTCCCAACTACTTTACCTAACTCACTTCAGTTAATTGATATCTCAGATAACAGACTCAGTGGTCAACTAACTCATCTAAGTGAGTTGACCGAGTTGACAAAACTCAATCTTTGTAATAACCAACTTTCTGGTCAAATCCCATCTGAGATTTTTTACTGTAAAAAGCTTCAAATGCTTGACCTTTCCATCAATGGCTTCTCCGGCGAGATACCAACTCAACTTGGCTTAATCCCATCACTCGAAATCTCACTAAATTTAAGCTCAAATCAACTCACTGGAAAAATCCCACCTCAGTTTTCAAACCTTGTCAAGCTAGGAATCCTCGACTTATCTCATAACAAACTTTCCGGCGACTTAAACCCATTAACAAATCTCCAAAACCTCGTAACTCTCAACATCTCATTCAACCAATTCTCAGGCCAATTACCCAACACCCCATTTTTCAAAAACCTTCCTTTAGCCGATTTAGCCTCAAACAAAGGTCTCTACTTCGCCGGAACCGTTCTAACCCCTTCCGACGCCGTCGCCGGAAAATCTCCATCAAAAACGGTAATGAAGCTTTCAATGTCAATTCTGATCAGCGCCAGCGTAGTACTAATCCTACTAGCAATCTACGTCTTAATCCGTACAAGAATCGCCAACAGAGCTCTAAACGAAGAAGACGGAAGTTGGGACATGACTCTGTATCAAAAACTCGATTTTTCAATCGACGACATTGTACGGAATCTGACGTCATCAAACGTCATAGGCACAGGAAGCTCAGGTGTCGTTTACAGAGTGATTATTCCAAGTGGGCAAACCTTAGCTGTGAAAAAGATGTGGTCTTTGGATGAATCGGGTGCTTTTGGGTCTGAAATCCGTACACTTGGTTCGATTCGACATAAGAATATAATAAGGTTGTTGGGTTTCGGTTGTAATAGGAATTTGAAGCTTTTGTTTTATGATTATCTTCCTAATGGGAGTTTGAGTTCAATGCTTCATGGAGGTAATAATAAAGGTGGTTTTGATTGGGAAGGGAGATACGATGTCGTTTTGGGTGTTGGTCATGCTCTTGCTTATTTACATCATGATTGTGTTCCTTCAATTATGCATGGTGATGTTAAGGCTATGAATGTTTTGTTGGGTCCTTGTAATGAGCCTTTTCTTGCTGATTTTGGTTTGGCTCgagttgttgttgatgatcatCATGGTGGTGATGGTGATGATGCTAAATTAGCTCAAAGGCCTCAACTTGCTGGCTCTTATGGTTATATGGCTCCGG AACATGCATCAATGCAAAGGATAACAGTAAAAAGTGATGTATACAGTTATGGAGTTGTTCTTCTAGAAGTATTAACAGGAAGACATCCATTGGACCCAACATTACCAAATGGAGCTCATTTAGTTCAATGGGTTCGAGACCATTTAGCTACTAAAAAAGACCCTTGTGATATTCTTGACCAAAAGCTAAGAGGAAGATCTGACCCAACAATGCATGAAATGCTTCAAACATTAGCTGTTTCATTCCTATGTCTAAGTTCAAAACCAGATGATCGACCAACCATGAAAGACATTGTGGCTATGCTTATGGAGATTAGACATGTTGAGGATTATTCAAGACAAGAAAAAGGTGAGTTTTCAAAGACAGGATTGGCTTCACCACCACAATCACAATCACAACAAACTCAATCTCCTACTAGGAAGATGATTTCACATGGTTCGTCTAATTGTTCTTTTGCTTTCTCAGACGATTCTATCTCGAAATGA
- the LOC115695700 gene encoding protein transport protein SFT2, producing MQKMAQGWFSQSDNGGDGLERPSSSLLADWNSYAASQTLEDDSSLSMGFDLESAVRSANDTVSGTFSVVSKGVRELPGSLQSATSSVPSGKALMYFGLFLATGVFFVFLAFTMFLPVMVLMPQKFAICFTLGCGFIIGSFFALKGPKNQFVHMTSKERLPFTLIFLGSMVGTIYVSMVLHSYVLSVLFSVIQVLALAYYAFSYFPGGSAGLKFITSALTSSILKCFGR from the exons ATGCAGAAAATGGCACAGGGATGGTTTTCTCAGTCCGATAATGGCGGTGACGGATTGGAGAGACCTTCCTCTTCTCTGTTAGCTGATTGGAACTCATACGCCGCATCCCAAACTTTGGAAGATGATTCTTCTCTGAGTATGGGTTTCGATCTTGAATCTGCTGTTCGATCTGCTAACGACACTGTTTCCGGCACTTTCTCTGT GGTTTCTAAAGGTGTGAGAGAACTACCTGGGAGCTTGCAATCTGCCACGAGTAGTGTCCCATCGGGAAAAGCTCTCATGTACTTCGGTCTATTTCTTGCAACTGGGGTATTTTTTGTTTTCCTCGCATTTACCATGTTCCTTCCCGTCATGGTGTTGATGCCTCAGAAATTCGCTATATGCTTTACACTTGGCTGTGGCTTTATTATCGGTTCATTCTTTGCACTCAAGGGCCCGAAAAATCAGTTCGTTCACATGACTTCGAAAGAG AGACTTCCTTTCACATTAATATTTTTAGGCAGTATGGTTGGCACCATATATGTTTCCATGGTGCTTCACAGCTATGTTCTCTCTGTGCTCTTCTCTGTAATACAG GTTCTTGCACTCGCATACTATGCGTTTTCATATTTCCCTGGTGGATCAGCCGGTTTAAAATTCATTACATCAGCTCTAACCTCGTCTATACTGAAATGTTTTGGGAGGTGA
- the LOC115695833 gene encoding F-box/kelch-repeat protein At4g39590-like has protein sequence MLAIVAPLSNVIIPSLPNELALNILARIPTKYYAVLLVVSKSIRSAICSSQLFAERICLNLTKQLLYFKISSPYLDSTKGLAISDQNPIGNKKRLLQAVELRSNQPKCKVVAHVVVDHNIYVIGGISYDDLGNKHCSNDVWILNCLSNKWYQGPNTQTSYAVADTFVANNKIYVVGGSYENQFKQPLMEVLDPVVGHWKKIHFFDHLELIRRSKFTLDVSNDKRRECVVDGVTYRPILEGGTTQLIGKIEWYDKSESEWKLLGDVMKWEKRYAMRIKLVNLKERLVAIWVERCFFDESIFEVWCGEIEVSKNVDENGHLLGKMLYKFCLLEKGHLPSNLHRISFDNSLFFTAQISVTI, from the coding sequence ATGTTGGCAATTGTTGCACCACTATCTAATGTCATCATCCCATCCTTACCAAACGAATTGGCATTGAACATCTTAGCTCGAATACCAACCAAGTACTATGCGGTTTTGTTAGTTGTATCCAAATCCATTAGATCTGCCATATGTTCTTCGCAGTTATTCGCAGAAAGAATTTGCCTCAACCTCACCAAACAACTCCTCTACTTCAAAATTTCCTCCCCATACCTAGACTCCACCAAAGGGTTAGCCATCTCTGATCAAAACCCAATAGGCAACAAGAAGAGGCTTCTCCAAGCCGTTGAGCTACGATCAAACCAACCTAAATGTAAGGTTGTTGCCCATGTTGTTGTAGACCACAACATTTATGTCATCGGCGGCATTAGTTATGATGATCTTGGTAATAAACATTGTTCCAATGATGTGTGGATACTCAATTGTCTTTCTAACAAATGGTATCAGGGCCCAAACACACAAACGTCGTATGCTGTTGCTGACACTTTTGTAGCGAACAACAAGATTTATGTGGTTGGAGGTTCGTATGAAAATCAATTTAAACAACCACTTATGGAAGTATTGGATCCGGTGGTTGGACATTGGAAAAAAATTCATTTCTTTGATCACTTGGAATTAATAAGAAGAAGTAAGTTTACCCTAGATGTATCTAATGATAAAAGAAGAGAGTGTGTTGTCGATGGGGTGACTTATCGCCCTATTTTAGAAGGTGGCACTACACAATTAATTGGGAAAATCGAATGGTATGATAAGAGTGAAAGTGAGTGGAAATTGCTTGGAGATGTGATGAAATGGGAGAAAAGGTATGCCATGCGTATTAAATTGGTTAATTTGAAAGAGAGATTGGTTGCGATATGGGTAGAGAGGTGTTTTTTTGATGAGTCGATTTTTGAGGTATGGTGTGGAGAAATTGAAGTGAGTAAAAATGTTGATGAAAATGGTCATTTATTGGGGAAAATGCTTTATAAGTTTTGTTTGCTTGAAAAAGGACATCTTCCTTCGAATCTACATCGTATTTCCTTTGACAATTCGCTATTTTTTACAGCACAAATATCTGTTACAATCTAA